In Streptomyces sp. SLBN-118, the following are encoded in one genomic region:
- a CDS encoding caspase, EACC1-associated type: MSRLPDPGSSCAVLIGTSLYEHLDSLPAVANNVSSLARVLSGPTSWGLEAARCTVVSEPSSGTEILDAVETAARLASDTLLVYYSGHGLQTHRGELYLTVSGSVPRREDTGLPYRQLRDMILNGQAERHVVVLDCCFSGKALGTMTSSPDLVEHAEIEGTYVLAAAPENRLALAPPGETHTAFTGELLDVLWTGIPGGPPLLELDVVYTHLRRALTAKGRPTPQKRDRNTAGQLALGHNPAYRLPSSLVTDGGSGSTDLPWPDPEHIRTAQQFIDALSQVRRVSGMRQIDISRRSGGRIATSTISHLLNRTTLPRNWKTPSIYLSTCGIPADQLAVWESAWDRLRTYEIEVAKDEAREQKETRASTVTRDGIWRKLARRNTRTGDQ; this comes from the coding sequence GTGAGCCGACTGCCTGATCCGGGTTCCTCATGTGCGGTCTTAATCGGCACCAGTCTGTACGAGCACCTGGATTCTCTACCTGCAGTGGCAAACAACGTCTCATCGCTGGCTCGCGTACTCAGCGGGCCGACCTCTTGGGGACTAGAGGCAGCGCGCTGCACTGTTGTCTCTGAGCCATCGAGCGGCACTGAAATTCTTGATGCCGTGGAGACGGCCGCCAGACTGGCAAGTGACACGTTGCTCGTGTACTACTCCGGGCACGGCCTCCAGACTCACCGTGGAGAGCTGTACCTGACCGTGTCGGGTTCCGTGCCAAGACGGGAGGACACAGGCCTGCCTTACAGGCAGTTAAGGGACATGATCCTGAATGGCCAGGCCGAAAGGCATGTGGTCGTTCTCGACTGCTGTTTCAGCGGCAAGGCCCTCGGGACAATGACCAGCTCTCCCGATCTGGTGGAGCACGCAGAGATTGAAGGGACCTACGTTCTGGCCGCAGCGCCAGAGAACAGGCTAGCCCTTGCTCCGCCGGGCGAGACGCACACTGCGTTCACCGGAGAACTGCTCGACGTCCTCTGGACAGGTATACCGGGTGGGCCACCACTGCTGGAGCTAGATGTCGTTTACACCCATCTACGTAGAGCCCTAACGGCGAAGGGGCGTCCCACGCCACAGAAGCGCGACCGCAACACAGCCGGCCAGCTTGCTCTTGGCCACAATCCTGCCTATCGGCTGCCATCCTCGCTTGTGACCGACGGAGGATCAGGGAGCACCGATCTACCTTGGCCTGATCCAGAACATATTCGAACGGCTCAACAATTCATAGACGCACTCTCGCAGGTTCGGCGCGTAAGCGGTATGAGGCAGATAGACATCAGTCGTCGTTCCGGCGGTCGCATCGCAACCAGTACCATAAGCCATCTCCTCAACAGGACTACGCTGCCGAGGAATTGGAAGACTCCATCCATCTATCTCTCGACATGCGGGATTCCTGCTGACCAACTTGCTGTTTGGGAAAGCGCCTGGGACCGGCTGCGGACCTACGAGATCGAAGTCGCTAAAGACGAGGCTCGAGAGCAAAAGGAAACGAGAGCGTCGACGGTCACGCGAGACGGCATCTGGCGCAAGCTGGCCCGACGCAACACACGCACTGGGGACCAATGA